The DNA window GTGATAGGTGGACTTGCTGGAATCACTCTTTCCCTTCAGTAGATTGATGGAGTCTGTAGGCTGGGCATATAGCTTACTTGTAGTGTCCCGAATTAGCATGATCAGGCACCTGAAGTCAGTCTTAGGACATGAGGggaaaaatactgaaaatgagGTTTATAGCAGTCCTTAGGCAGTCTCCTGGAGTCGATGAATTTGACAGCCTGCTTAGGGAAGAACCATGAAGTGTGGTGAGGTGAGGCTTTTCTTAGGAAGAACAGAAATGTCcgccttgggaagcagagacagtgtgCCATTCATTGTAAGGTCCCAAGCCCCCAAAATGGCAATGCCACTGACAGTCTTAAATGACAGTCTGGGTTCAGATCAAACTGAACTCAGGATTGCTGGCCCACAAGCAAAAGCTTATACTCAGTTTTCTTAGAAACTCGTGAAAGTGCTTTCCTACAGCTAGCCTAGCCTCCTAGCTCTTCTTACCCCAGCTTACACACCTCTCTGCTTACAGCTAGTCTTTAAGGCAAGGCTTTCCCCAGCATTTTTGCTATCCTCTCTGCTCCCAAGAGGCTACCACCTGATAGATAGCCACCCTGCACTTTCACGTTTACAGTAAGTCCACCAATACATCAGCCTAGTTCAGTGTTGCCTTGCTCCTCCCTTTCAGCTGTAATGGCCTCCAAGTTAGATCCTTCCTGGTGATTCCTTCcagggctttattttattttagttgtgtTGCCTCTCAGGCTTGGGGATGTGCTCAGTCTTCTGAATGCTTAGATTCCCTATGACTGGGTACAGCTTGCTGTCCAAGCTAagtcaaatctctctctctctctgtctctctctctctctctcactccctcctctctccctcccttctctctcagtATTAAGCTGTCTGAGCTAAGTcaaaactttctctctctctcttcctctctctcttctctcttctctctgtatgTTAAGTGTATACAAATGCATGCacccctgtgtgtctgtattatgGAAGTCAGGTAGGATGtcgattttcttttctttgtttgtttgtttgtttgttgtgttttttgggtttgttttgtttgttttttgtttttttgttttgttttttggttttttggtttttttgagacagggtttctctgtagctttggagcctgtcctggaactcactctgtagcccaggctggcctcgaactcacagagatccacctggctctgcctcccgagtgctgggattacaggtgtgcgccaccaccacccagctgtttttgtttttttgagacagggtttttccatgtagccctggatgtcctgataCTCACTCTATAGATTAGACTGGCCTCTACTTtaccaagatcctcctgcctctgcctccctagtgctgggattaaaggtatgtgccaccatccctggctgGATGACTTTTTCTAACACCCttgatcttatttttttgagtcagggtctttctTTAAACCTGTAGCTCACCATTTGGACTAGACTGGCTGGACTGCAAAGCCCACAAAGGATCTACCTATGTCTGCCACCCGCTTCCATCACCGCTTTCCCAGTTCTCGGCACATACCTCCAGTTTCTGTATGCAATAAATAAACATAGGTTTACTTACTTTTCTTATCTGAAATTGCGTAGAGTGAAAGAAAATTTTGACAAAAGCCCTGTCCATAAAATCAACTGCTTCATCCCAAACTCCTCAAGCCTTATTATCACCTCATCTATCCTGTTCCTGTGTAGCCTGCCTGGCCTAAACAGCCCTTTTTATCCTCCGGGATCAGAAACACTAAGTCTGAGGCTGAAAAAGTAGATGCTTGACTCTGCAAAGCCAGACACAAGCTCTCTTTAAATGCAGTTATTCCACAGGCCACAGGAAGCCTTCTCTGAGAAAATCCGCTGGGAAGTATCATTCGGGGTCCTGATCCTTGGAGCACTTGTCCCGTTGCCAGTCGGGAGCACTAGGGGCTGGGGCAGAAGCCCCTCGTCCGCCATCTTCCTTCCTGGCACTGCTGTTGTCACGGTGCTGTCCTGAGGGGTAACTGAGCCTCACTGGCCCGGTGAACACTGAGTCCTGTTGTGAGGCCACAGGAGCCCCGGATGAAGACATGCTAAACTGCGGGTGAGCAGGACTGTAGGAGAGGCTCTCAGTCCTTCTCCAAAGTCCGCGGAACCCCAGTGACTCCCAGTGGGCATGGGGGTGGGTGAAGGAGCTTCACTGATGCCTTTCGTTCTTCTCAGGGTAGCCTAGCTCCTGAGAGGTTTTTAGACTCAAGAAAAACACTCCAAGACACCATCTTGTCCCTTCATGAATATGTTTAGCCTGGCAATAAGTTCCTATATTTCCAGGGCCTTCCCCAGAACCCCAAAATCGTTGGAAAGAGGAaatccatacatacatacttaaGTTTTGGCCTTGAAATAGAAGAgtctcctttatttcttccttgacccagtagtgattcagttgaacattgttccgtttccatgagtttgtaagctttctgtagtttgtgttattgttgaaatctaacttttaaGTCATGGTgttctgataagatacagggggttattccaatttttttgtatctgttgagatttgctttgtgactatgtggtcagttttagagaaggttccatgggtgtgctgagaagaaggtatattcttttgtgtttgagtgaaatgttctatagatgtctattaagtccatttgagtcataacatctattagttcccttatttccCTGATAAGTtcctgtctggcagacctgtccattggtgagagtgggatgttgaagtcccccactattagtgtgtggggtttgatgtgtgatttaaactttagtaatgtttattttacaaatatggTTGTccttatatttggggcataaatgttcagaattgagacttcatcttgaaggatttttttcctacaatgaatatgaaatgtcattcttcatctcttttgattcattttagtttgaagtctattttgttagatattaggatagctataccagcttgtttcttaggttcatttgattggaaagttttttttcccaaccctttactctggggaatgtctgtctttgaggttgaggtgtgtttcttgtatgcagcagaaggatggatcctgtttccatatccattctgttagcctgtgtcttttaatatgtgaattgagtccattgatattaatatacagtgattgttaattcctgttattttttggttttgttagtggtggtggtagtgtgtgtgtgtgtttcccttctttgggatttgctggtgtgaggttatctgtttcttgtgtttctgtgGGTGCAGCCAACTTCCTTGGGTTggggttttccttctagtgctttctgtagggctggatttgtgcataggtattgtttaaatctggttttgttgtcATGgtatatcttgttttctccatctacggtgattgaaagttttgctgtgtatagtagtatgggctggcatctgtagtctcttagtgtctgcaaaatgtctgCCCAGGATGTTGTGgatttcagagtctccactgagaagttgggtataattctaataggtctgcctttatatgttacttggcctttttcaattgcagctcttaatattctttctttattctgtatgtttagtgttttgattattatgtggcaaggggactttgtcattgttgttgttttggaccagtctatttggtgttctgtaagcttcttatactTTCATAGGCATGTCCATCTttagattgggaaagttttcttctatgattttgttgaatatattttctgtgcctttgagctggaatttttctccttctatccttattattcttgggtttggtcttttcatggtgtctcagatttcctggatgttttttgtTAAGGATTTgtttgatttaacattttctttgactgatgaatctctttcctttattgtatcttcttcaatgcctgagattctctcttccatctcttgtattctgttggttatgcttacatctgtaatccctgttcatttactcagattttctatttccagaactctttcggtttgtgttttctttattgcctctatttcaattttcaagtcttgaactgtttccttcacctgtttgattgttttttggttttggttttttttttttttttttcttggctttttttactttctttaagggatttaatgctttcttccaatttttttgtttgtcttttcctcagtttctttaagggaattcttcatttcttcttaagGGACCTCTATCATtataaggttttgttgttgttgttgtttttggctcTTTTCAGTTTATTGCATGAAGGAGTTACACTAGTCCAAGTTAAAAGCGGACCCCAAATGATTACATTATACAAGCTGTGAGGGCTTTAAACTCATGACAAGGGACAGAAGGGAAATTCTACTCATTGAAAGGAAATCTTCATTTATGCTTCAGAGAGTCACAAGCACTTAAAACCCATGGACCTCAGCTAGTCATCCTTAGCCAGTCCAATCTCTATCAGCATATGTTCTTGCGCTGGTCACCCTGTAGCTGAATTACTTCTCTGTATTCTGGATGCTCAATTACAGTACCATTGCAGGCAAATTTCTTCTTAAACGCCTTCattagtttctttttattgtaatCATCAGCGATCCCTTGGACAGTAGTAAGGGTCTTCCTGCCATTTCTCTGTTGAATTCTTATAT is part of the Onychomys torridus chromosome 17, mOncTor1.1, whole genome shotgun sequence genome and encodes:
- the LOC118569120 gene encoding eukaryotic translation initiation factor 1-like, with amino-acid sequence MSAIQNLHSFDPFADASKGDDLLPAGTEDYIHIRIQQRNGRKTLTTVQGIADDYNKKKLMKAFKKKFACNGTVIEHPEYREVIQLQGDQRKNIC